GCTGCTCTTAATGCACCTGCTCGaggtatgaatgaatgaatcccATTCCGAGATAAAGTATAAAGTACCTCTAACCCTTATTTACCATTCCTCAATATgtgcaaaaagacaacaatgaaTATCAATAACTTTCTACACATATCAGCGGAAATGGGATTTTGTTTGAAAGGTAGCAAAATCTCTGATTTCTTCTGACCTGCCACTCGGAGGGAATTTCAAAAAATGCCCAGTCTATATTATAAAATCTCCAACAAACAATCCATGCTATGTTATGCATACTCAATATACTAGGGTGACCAGGCATCTCAATTTACCCGGGACAGTCCTGGTTTTAAGAGTTACATCCCGTGTCCCGGTCGATTTCCCCCAAATTACAGATTTGTCCCGTTTATTAAGAAATTGACGTCTGATGTCGCTGACAGGAGAGACTCCAAAAGCAGCAGCGCTTTTTGcattaaaaacttaaaaatctcTGTGGACTGTCAATTACAGCAGTTGCCATAGTAACGCTTGaaatataaaccaattaaacAGCTCAAAAGTCTTCCATGCGTTTGCAACGCGATACTTACTTTcatttcaaataaaagcatatgcaAATAGTTTTGAAACTTTTGAAACTATTTGCATATGCTTGAATCTGAATCTGTCGTCCTCTTTGGTTAATATTCCTGTTTTACAAATGTAGGCTagtgaaatgtaaaataacacCAGACACAAAACTAAATCTCGGGGTCTTTTATTCCTTGACTGCCCAAAGAAAGAGGAGCAGTGTTAAAATAAATTTGGAGTAATGTCTTCTTAGCTTattatcacaaataaatgaTCACTAATAAACTTCAGTGTATCAACAGTATAATGTAACAGTCATGTGCATAAACAACTGTAGTGGTTGTCCCTaatgaaatgaaacaaaaatgtgacgtcccaaaacgtcacatgatcttgttctcagccaatagcaaaaatcaattgtaatggctgggtttcaacccatagagggcagtcactcatttctacaataaaatatgccaaattgaaatactttgactaaaatgttgggagtcggaccaggatcaatcaacagcactacttcatacccaaatacatttgtattcagcagaaaaaaaatggttttggggtttagttactcttaaaCAAAAATTTACCGAATATGTACCAAAGtctctaacttttttttttttgttaacactTTTTGGACTCAAAATGCTTTAAGGTTAATTTCGTACCTTCGTGCATACACACTAACTACTGAGGATTTTCAATACAAAGCAGATCatggctgtgttttttttaattgagctgCAGAAGTGGAGGAGAATGGGATCATTTGCAGCGAAACAACACAATTACCAATAGTCTCCCCAGAGGATCGAGGTAGGAGTGTTCAATAATAATGAGGAGAATGATGAATGACATCACGGGACCTCATTTGTCTACGTCTCtcctacagatttgatgaatgaTGGCAACGACCAAACTGAAAACAATGGAGGCCTGACTTCTTTTCAACAATAGatctttgaaaatattttttttccaaaaacaaacGCAGGCCAGTTGACCAGCTTTGTTTTTCTAAGGTTTGGATGTTTGATACAAACCAGTTACTCAGGTCAGACTAGTCCAGTCCAGTCTTCATTTACAACTGTCAATTAGGTACAATTAGTTTTGAAATGTCTGTCTCTGgttttaatgaatttaattaGGTTTAATGGGTTTTAATGTTATGTATTTGGATTGCGTCAGATTTCAAATGTTGTTTGAGAAATGTGCACACAAAGAAGAATCACCAAGAATAGTTTTTACTCACATTGTCGACATTATTGTGACATCTCAAACATAAACTTCTTCACGCTTCATGTGATACTAGTTTGTggattttaactgtataaaCAGCAGTTCTCTTTAATCCTTTGTAATGGTTACAATAATTATTGCCCTTGTGATTTCCTCCTTAACACCAGCCACTTGTGGAACAGCTACAACTTCAAGCGTCTACTAAATTATCATgagaaaaagtacaaaatgtggcttcaaaaaatgtaacaaaatacaGGAAGCGCACGTTCCAGCAGTGGTAACTTGACAAACCAGCTGGTTTGTTGTTCGAAAATCTTACTCTGTAAGAAAGCAGATGACAAACTTTACACAGATATTCACAGACAACTTTGAAGTAATTGCTGTGCGATGCTTACTTTATCCGTCTACTTGAGGATTTCAGCCAGTTTCTCCATGTAGTAGCTGTAGTTCTCTTGACAGTCCTCCCATGGTGCAAAGCTCTGGTCCTCCTTTTCTACGTATGTTTCCCAAACGTGAACAAAATCACTGGGCTTCATCATGCGCAGCTTGCAGCCTACGCTCACCAAGGCCTTCAGCCCTTCTACTATCTCCGGCTGGTCCCAGTCGAAGAGGCGGGAGCAGAATATGGAAAGCCTGAGCTTCTTGCGCTGCCGGAGGACGTTGGTCAGCTTTGCAGCACAAGCTGGACATGGACTGGATGACACGTACCATGTCACATCACATTCCTGAGAAGGATTGGAGAGCACCTTGGAGAGAATATAATAGAaatgtttatattatattttgtatttattacttAATCATATCATGACTATAGTCAACAATTTTTTTGCATCATAACAAGGTTCATAAAACATGTTACACCTCATTTTGATCAAAGAATTGGGTCAAGAAAGCTTAAATTaagcaaaaaacaaaccttCTGATTGGAAGAAAAATCATTGATGGGGGTTGTAGAAGGTGTGGAagttataaaaatacatttctattaTATAACGGGTACCTTTTGTTACAAAAAAATAGTGTTACaattttaaggtttcatttgttGAGGCAAATTTTTCAGGAAAGTTGATcgcctgacatgttttgactgccaactgtcagtcttcctcagaggcgattgctttgatgtatccctacgaGTTCTTTCATGAGGAAAAGCATCAACTGATCGCCAGAATGTGTCCTTATGAACCCTTTCTCTCAGTTTGGCCACACCCCCTGTCGACcgatggtctctggagaagagagtgCCAGGTGCGTCAGAGTAAAAATGTTTCTTCATTCCTGTTGATGTTAAAGCTCCGCTTCCTGATCTCGATGGTTTCTTTGGTTCAGCGTTTGTGTTTATCAAAGCATTAaagtagatgctttgatgctttccttatgaaagaacttgtagggatacatcaaagcaatcacctcaGAGGAAGAATGACAATTGGCAATCGAAACAtgttaggagaaaaaaaagttgtctgaataaatgaaacctataAGGTGAACACTAGAGTCAAATATGCAGTCAGGTAGAGAAGGAGGGGGATGAAAGGGTAGCGGGAACAAGGTAGAGGAAAAGGTGGAAGAGGGGAAAGGGTTTGCCTCTCTTTGCTTGATGATatgcaagttgttttttttgttgtcgtcttgttGCCATGGCTGgaatttttgtttgtgtttattttgataGCTTtagattgttgttttttgtacttttgtagtTTTCAGGTTGGAGTCGGAACGAATGTGGGTTAGCCCATTGTTCTGccacctttttttgttttatttacttcaGGGGGGGTCACCATGCAGTGCCCTTTGTTTCCTTCAATTCATTATATTTCGGTTGCCACTTTTCATGAAATAAACCATTTTTTAAACCTCTATTTTTGTGTGATGTCCTTAATGTTGACTTACATCCTGGAGGAGACCATAACAGTAGGTATagcaaatacaaaaatgacaaataatatatattttttaatatatttactgTGTTATTAGAACTATCAGCACGTTTACATTACAATACGAACTAAATCCTGTTCAGGAGAGAAATAAAAGGGTTAATATTTGCAGAAATGTCTGGAGTAATTTTGGCCACCACTTTATAACCCAAATGTATTTAACCCTAATTCTGTATCTGTATCAGTGACTTATAAGGATTTCactgcatgatatttcataaaatgagcATTAAcaggcaaggtttgcatgaatattatgttggaaatcaaaatagaaGTACATCTTATACAGGACAATGATATAATCATAATAGGGCAGATAAGGTATTTAAGTAGATTTAGGGTCAttttcaaaacagcagtcatggccagacagtcacaccacatgatatttttacactttaaacaacagaataaattacagaagtaattttgtaattaacatttcaaataataaaaatcaaagtGAGTGCATTATATAttaagttactacatatttggtacatttttaatgcattaaaacctttttttaactaaaagaaatgcagttgcacagaatatttaggtgtcatgTCATTGAACATCTCTCTGCATTGATTATGTACAAATAGAGTTAGGGTTAAATCAGTGTTAtctatttatgcattttttttttaaataactcattaaaaaatgaaaaaataaaataaaataaaaaatcagataaataataataacctgaTGACACAAACAGCTGAGCGTGAGCGCTCACTACCTGCTGAAAAAAGGCCTCCTCCACATGAGCAGTGGCATGTTCATCCTCCATATAACCTTTCAGGGGCTCTGCTTCGCCTCCTGCTGTATCCACCCTGAAGCACAGCAGAGTTTTGTTTCTCCCTGATGAGTACTCCACATTCCTGAACTGAAACTTGAAGTAGAAAGCGCTCATCTGTTCCCTGGTGGACAGtcaaaaagagagaaattaaTAACAAAGAATTAGTGCAACCATCTTTCCTCCTATCACAGCTCAACACATGAAAATACACATTGGATAGTAGAAATATGGATAAAAGATTGAATATCTATGAATAGCATGAGTTATTAATGAGCCATTACTTGATATAGAAAACTTGGTCACACATGGTGTAATACAGCAGTGACTCATTCCTATTCTTACCACTGAATGTTCAGAGAAGCTGGTTCAAGTCCTGAGGAGACCTACACTTTAATGGTCAAATAAAGTACATTACATAGCTGTAATATTTACAATACAATTCATAATGAGAGCCACAGCTCAAAACAGAGTAACCAAGACAAAAActtaataagaaataaaaaaaaaagtgttgcccACCCTTTGACGATTTCAAACGGCGGTAACTCAATGGGCTCAAATTCACCGTTCTCCTTGCTGATCTTTGCTTCTCCTGTTGCACCCTCATCTCCTCCATTTGTCTTCTCCACCTCAGCTTTGGGCTCCCCAGGAGACTTCTCTGGCTTCTTCACAACTTTGTCAGCTTTCTTTCCTCCTTTATCCTTTTCTTCACTCGCCTTGCCCTCAactttcttctctttcttcttcacGCTCAACCGGCTGTTTCTGTCGGccatagttgtgtgtgtgtgtgtgtgtgtgagggaggggGGAGACTGCTAGATAAAGAGGTAaaggagggagagagggagtGGAATGATAACCCCTGTGCATGTACAGGAATAGATCCCATTGTGTTGGAGCCTGTGCCAGACGTAGATGACTGAGTGAACTCTTTTTCCATGACTCTGCTATTAGAAGGCCAAAGGATGAGCCGGGCCTGGGTATCAGTGAGCTGAGGGAATGTAAGAAGGATAGAACTGACCTTAAGGTTGCTGCCACTATTGAAGTATAGTGGCTGCTTGATATCCAGGATCATCCCTACTATTATACAGCATCAAACCCAAACTCTGGTGCCGCCTCAGTCCGACAGGCCTCCTGCCTGTCAGCACAGCAGCAACAGGCGAGTTATTAATAACACCactcatctgtgtgtgtttgtctgtgtgtggggGCAACCAGGACCGTCTAGATACTGAACACCAGTTTTGTTTGCGTCAATGCTGTACGGCCAGAGAAGGACAGTGAAAGGCCACGTCCTGGGAAGAGGAATATTTGGTGCAAAGAAAGGAAAACATAAAGGCTGAGATAATATTTGTCTCGGTGATATGAGCACACAGTGTGGCCCATAATGCATTTGTCTGGACATTCAATCTATGAAACCACCCCCACATCAATATACAGCTCCTCTGAGGccaatgggtgtgtgtgtgtggggggaggGAGGAAAATTGGATCCAtagggtctgtgtgtgtggtgtaggGGTTGAGATAGAAAATGACTTTCTGCAATGCAGATGTAATTACTAGAGGCATGAGGgaggggttgggggttggggggggggtgcGATTCAATTACTGCACAATTTCCTCTCCAGCTTCAGCCTCACACTCTGCCAAGTAATTTATTTCAGAGGCAATTACCAATTAGGCAGCGTAGCAGGCTGGTCGTCTAATTCAAATGGAAAAGCTGTCACAGACTGGGGGAggggaaggaggaggaggaaggctgCCAGCTgctccacaaaaacacactcatGGAAGGAGCCCAAAACATTTAGGAGATGAAAACACCGACACGTACACTTTAAATCCACAGGGCCGTCTTTGAGTGATAATCATTAGGACCACAGCAACGTTTGAGCGTTATGATCTATGAAGGGAATGTGAGCACTTCTgccgcagtttttttttttaaacatttactcTGAAGAACAAAGACAGAACCCCAACACTCTGACAATCCTTATACTCCTCCGCAATACTGAGCATTGCATTTACCAGTTTGTTTTACATGCAATTGAAATGCAAGCCTCACTTTAGTTCTAGCAAGTGTAGCTATACATAAACGTTTCATCTACCCTCATCTATGCATGAGTAAACAGCGTTAGACGCCACATGAAAATGCTGCATGTCTGGTGACTCCAATTAACAGTAATGAAATTATTGCAATTACCTTTCCTTCCCAACGGCCCAGCCTCAAGGACCAGAGTGCCTGCATAAGGGCAAAGTCACACATTCTGCTGCGTTTTTGTTCCTCTCCTGCAAAGGCCtccaacaaaatgcatttgtaACCATTTCCACAAGGTCAGAGGAGGAGCAGATCCTGCTAGTTTTCTGGGGCAAATTATTCTTTCCACATCCCAAAAGGTTCATAGAGAATGATGTAAAATGGGATTAATGATGAATTATAAAGTGGAacattgttaaataaaataaaaaaatggattcAAATTGGAAATAAGACTTTTACTGTGAAGGACAAATGgagaaaatgtaattaaaacacTGAAACATATTGACATATTTACTAATGTAAGGACGGAGGCACATAGACATATACATAAATAATGAGCCGACTTGTATTCCAGTAAAAAGTTAATTATGCTCAAGAGGCCTTTGTGTAAATGCTTAACTATTTAATTGTTTCTATCCAAAGCATGTAGTGTGATCATTTGAATGCATGCTACAAGACTAATATATGACTATCTGGCCTCATCTCACGAATGAAACTTTTAGCTAACCACATTTCCTGTTAAATGTCAAGCTGCATGAAGACTATATAGTGTTGCCTACTTCAGCTCTGTTGGTAAAAAATAGTAACTTTGCCACAAAGCTGTGGGttgctaaataataaaaagcagTCCCTCTAAGCCCACAATAATCTGTAGTTTGCTTTGAGGTAGAGGAGCGTCTCCATGTTCTTTGGTAAGACACCGCCTCGTCCCGACAGCAGCTCTCGACCAGCTGTGGTGAAAATGCTCTCTACCACAGAACCAACAGCAGGTATGGTAAAGGCGCTTTTGGCCACCTCGGCAAGCAGAGGAAAGTCTATTTCTTTGCGCTGCCAGTAATGCAGAGCCTCTTCATCTGTAGGCTCCTCGTGTAGGTAAACTGCTAGCTCCTGTTCCAGACTCTTAGCCTGGGTGGCAGGTCTCTGCTTGATGAACGAGAAGAGCTTGGAGGGCCGAGAAAGGGAGGAAACGGGGGATGGAGCTGGAGCAGGAAGGGGCGGAGATTGGGAATGAAGGTCAGACGGAAGGTCTACAGTGCAGGAAGATGAAGAAAGTTTGGATAACTCATCTGTAAGAACTTGTCTGTGCCAGTCAGGGTTGCTGCTCCAGCTGAGCTTGAACTGTGGGTCCAGGGTGGTGGCGGTGATGTAGAGCGGATTCTCCAGGATGGGAGTGAGCAGACGATCCACAGCTTGGCTCAAGCCAGACAGAAGAGCAGAGCAGTGAGATGCAGACGTCTCAGCCAGATGTTTACGAAGCCCGAGGACACAAGGCAGAGCCAGGCTGATGGACACGTGGCGGTCTGTCTGTGGGTCTGTATGCACCATGTCCCAGGCTTCAGTGAACGGTTCCAAAAGGTCAGTGAGCTCCCTCAGCAGTGCTCTGTCTGCGTTGTCCAGTGACAGCTGCCCTGGGCCACTCACCTCCTCCAGGAACTCCATTGAGTCCACCAACCGACGAACAAcctttgccaaaaaaaaaaaaaaaaaaaccttaaactgtcaacaaatataaataaatataaaattattaaattttttaccataaatgtaaaacatttactttttttttcttcaaatcccaACATTTAAGGAGTAACTAAACtgctgctttctcctgacctgccactaggagggaaattccaaaaaaatgccttgattatgggcggggctcctggagcagttaagacacaccaagtctatactataaaatctccaatgaacaatctatgctattttaacaa
This portion of the Gouania willdenowi chromosome 7, fGouWil2.1, whole genome shotgun sequence genome encodes:
- the apobec2b gene encoding C->U-editing enzyme APOBEC-2b, encoding MADRNSRLSVKKKEKKVEGKASEEKDKGGKKADKVVKKPEKSPGEPKAEVEKTNGGDEGATGEAKISKENGEFEPIELPPFEIVKGEQMSAFYFKFQFRNVEYSSGRNKTLLCFRVDTAGGEAEPLKGYMEDEHATAHVEEAFFQQVLSNPSQECDVTWYVSSSPCPACAAKLTNVLRQRKKLRLSIFCSRLFDWDQPEIVEGLKALVSVGCKLRMMKPSDFVHVWETYVEKEDQSFAPWEDCQENYSYYMEKLAEILK